Part of the Caulifigura coniformis genome, CACCTTCAGGCCAGCCGCTTTGAGGTAGTTGTGGACCTGAGCGCGGAACACGTCGTTCAGGTCTTTGACTGCCTTGATCTCAACGATGACGGAACCAAAGCAGACGAGGTCGGGAATGAACGTGAGCTCCAGTGGATGGCCCTTGTAGGCGAGCGCCAGCGGAACTTTCGATTCAAACGGGATGCCTCGTTGAGTCAGTTCAATCAACAAACAGTTGTGGTAGACAGGCTCGACGAATCCGCAGC contains:
- a CDS encoding GxxExxY protein produces the protein MALHLEKETYEILGACFEVYNQMGCGFVEPVYHNCLLIELTQRGIPFESKVPLALAYKGHPLELTFIPDLVCFGSVIVEIKAVKDLNDVFRAQVHNYLKAAGLKVGLLANFGSHPKLEYERIVH